The following are from one region of the Paenibacillus sp. KS-LC4 genome:
- a CDS encoding methyl-accepting chemotaxis protein, producing the protein MKKNEDKTQSKKIAMKKTEAGKSMKALSGFWNGSKPIFKKIVSKTGKYGKSSSKQLLALTKEMKLNQVNKSVGTKLFLIIFASIVTCVLAVGLISYSQTKTIVERKVSGASFQTVSQVTTNLNIILDNYEEMTMQILINKDLHSLIGKMREGEDDYTRFEASRELSSKMQDYALGNSSIKAIYLLPLDDKLPVVTAGNASSVATAAMKQEEWFSRVQEANGKAIWLATQPKGFGGGSGAPTIGISRLLKDSTLNEVSYMLLIEINLASLQDSIKDVSLGLGSELSIVDGQNNYILPPNNDLIGQPAPVALPTEGDAAIEGSKKLETSDGQSMLTVYKSFDTVDWKLLGLIPVDRLVEDAKVIRDMTIITAIVAVFIAIAIGFLVIRTIAQPLMNLRNLMNEGQRGNLTVRSTIRKRSDEIGELSDSFNDMMTQITNLAKQATQSADTVLHTAGELTDVSRKTAISSREISVATEEIANGASSLAVEAERGSDLSGNISTQMETVKQANAEIVRAAGEVEKAGERGAAYMGELSHKTGQTEQMTRSMVEKVDSLKDSTGSIVKILDVLNNLTKQTNILSLNAAIEAARAGAAGKGFMVVADEIRKLADQSRQSIDIVGQITEKIQEEIDNTVSVLSDAYPLFQEQIVSVKQATDIFVNVQEQMVQFVHKLDSVTNSIGELDKSQEVLSEAMTNVSAVAQQSSATSEEVASLSSEQLSISDGLVSLSEELGSVSRELKDSLAKFKIE; encoded by the coding sequence TTGAAAAAAAATGAGGACAAAACTCAGTCGAAGAAAATTGCGATGAAAAAAACAGAAGCAGGGAAATCAATGAAAGCCCTTTCCGGATTTTGGAATGGATCTAAGCCGATTTTCAAAAAAATCGTCTCCAAGACAGGCAAGTACGGGAAAAGCTCCTCCAAGCAGCTGCTCGCGCTGACAAAGGAGATGAAGCTCAATCAGGTGAATAAATCGGTAGGTACGAAGCTGTTTTTAATTATATTTGCCAGCATCGTAACCTGCGTCTTGGCAGTAGGTCTTATTTCATATTCTCAGACGAAAACAATTGTTGAACGCAAAGTTTCCGGGGCTAGCTTTCAAACCGTTAGTCAGGTAACGACGAACTTGAACATTATTTTGGACAACTATGAAGAAATGACGATGCAAATTTTAATTAATAAAGATTTACATTCGTTGATCGGCAAAATGCGTGAAGGCGAGGATGATTATACTCGCTTTGAAGCGAGCCGTGAGCTGTCTAGCAAAATGCAGGATTACGCGCTTGGCAACTCCAGCATTAAGGCCATCTATTTGCTGCCGCTGGATGATAAGCTGCCAGTCGTAACAGCAGGAAATGCTTCTTCTGTTGCAACCGCTGCGATGAAGCAGGAAGAGTGGTTCAGCAGGGTGCAGGAAGCAAATGGCAAGGCAATCTGGCTTGCGACCCAGCCGAAGGGCTTTGGCGGTGGGAGCGGTGCGCCAACGATCGGCATCAGCCGCCTCCTGAAGGATAGCACATTGAATGAAGTTTCCTATATGCTGCTAATTGAAATTAATTTGGCAAGCCTCCAAGATTCTATAAAGGATGTATCCTTAGGACTAGGCAGCGAGCTTTCGATCGTGGATGGTCAAAACAACTATATACTGCCTCCTAACAATGACCTGATTGGTCAGCCGGCTCCAGTAGCTCTTCCTACTGAAGGTGACGCTGCAATTGAAGGCTCGAAAAAGCTGGAAACTAGCGATGGCCAGTCCATGCTGACGGTTTATAAATCATTTGATACCGTAGATTGGAAGCTGCTCGGTCTTATTCCGGTAGATAGGTTGGTTGAGGATGCAAAGGTTATTCGCGATATGACCATTATTACAGCGATTGTAGCTGTATTCATTGCGATTGCAATTGGCTTCCTTGTTATTCGAACGATTGCACAGCCGCTGATGAACCTGCGCAATTTGATGAATGAGGGACAACGGGGCAATTTGACGGTGCGATCTACAATACGGAAACGTTCCGATGAAATCGGCGAGCTGAGCGACAGCTTTAATGATATGATGACGCAAATTACCAATTTGGCGAAGCAGGCAACACAATCTGCGGATACAGTGCTGCATACTGCTGGCGAGCTTACGGATGTTTCGCGGAAAACAGCTATTTCTTCACGGGAAATATCAGTCGCAACCGAAGAAATTGCAAATGGCGCCTCAAGCCTTGCTGTTGAAGCAGAGCGCGGCAGCGACCTGAGCGGCAATATTTCGACCCAAATGGAGACGGTGAAGCAGGCGAATGCAGAAATTGTGCGTGCGGCTGGCGAGGTAGAGAAAGCGGGTGAGCGTGGGGCGGCCTACATGGGCGAGCTGAGCCACAAAACGGGGCAAACGGAGCAAATGACACGCTCCATGGTTGAAAAGGTAGACAGCCTTAAAGACAGCACAGGCTCTATCGTTAAAATATTGGATGTATTGAACAATTTGACGAAGCAGACCAATATTCTTTCCCTGAATGCGGCGATTGAAGCAGCGCGTGCGGGTGCAGCAGGCAAAGGCTTTATGGTCGTGGCTGACGAAATTCGCAAGCTGGCCGATCAATCTCGTCAATCGATTGATATCGTAGGACAAATCACTGAAAAAATTCAAGAGGAAATTGACAATACGGTTAGCGTGTTGTCGGATGCTTATCCTTTATTTCAGGAGCAAATTGTTTCTGTAAAGCAGGCGACAGATATTTTCGTAAATGTTCAGGAGCAGATGGTACAGTTTGTACACAAGCTGGATTCAGTAACGAACTCCATTGGCGAGCTGGACAAGTCGCAGGAAGTGTTGTCTGAGGCGATGACAAATGTCAGCGCAGTAGCACAGCAATCCTCGGCAACATCAGAGGAGGTAGCTTCCCTCAGCAGCGAGCAGCTTAGCATTAGTGACGGTCTCGTCAGCCTGTCGGAAGAGCTGGGGAGCGTATCGCGTGAGCTAAAGGATTCGCTAGCGAAATTCAAAATCGAATAA
- a CDS encoding bifunctional glycosyltransferase family 2/GtrA family protein yields the protein MTILIPAYEPDNRLLDLIQQLHAFQLEPIVIVDDGSGPSYRDIFEAAEASGCTVLTHEVNLGKGRALKTGFGYIQKNGLPGHVVCADSDGQHLPHDIKRIFDKLLNQATPGIVLGSRRFSGTIPLRSRFGNSVTRSVFSLTTGAKIYDTQTGLRGFSFSMLDWLCQIPGERFEYEMNMLLTAHRDGFKITEEYIDTVYLDHNKSSHFRPLIDSFRIYLPIIMFSTSSLLSAILDFTLLFLIQSISHNLFLSVAAARLCSSIFNYTMNRKYVFAGSGGKVSRVHQSLPKYFSLVIVVLLLNYGLLYLYNETLILPLVIAKLLTEASIFLFSYWAQRKYVY from the coding sequence ATGACTATATTAATTCCGGCCTATGAGCCTGATAATCGGCTGCTTGATTTGATCCAGCAGCTGCATGCGTTCCAGCTTGAGCCCATCGTCATTGTTGATGACGGAAGCGGGCCAAGCTACCGTGACATTTTTGAAGCGGCTGAAGCCTCCGGCTGCACCGTTCTGACCCACGAGGTCAACCTCGGGAAAGGACGTGCCTTAAAAACGGGATTTGGTTATATACAAAAAAACGGTTTGCCGGGCCATGTCGTCTGTGCAGATAGTGACGGACAGCATCTTCCCCATGACATAAAGCGGATTTTTGACAAGCTGCTCAACCAAGCAACGCCGGGCATTGTGCTGGGAAGCCGCCGCTTTAGCGGAACCATTCCACTGCGCAGCCGCTTTGGCAACTCGGTCACTCGGTCAGTCTTCTCTCTCACTACGGGCGCTAAAATTTATGATACGCAAACCGGTTTGCGCGGCTTTTCCTTTTCCATGCTGGACTGGCTGTGCCAAATTCCCGGCGAGCGGTTCGAATATGAAATGAACATGCTGCTAACCGCTCACCGGGATGGCTTTAAGATTACCGAGGAATATATTGATACCGTCTATTTGGATCACAATAAATCATCCCATTTTCGTCCGCTGATCGACTCATTCCGCATTTATTTGCCGATTATAATGTTCAGCACCTCTTCCCTGCTGTCAGCAATACTAGACTTTACGCTATTATTCCTTATTCAAAGCATTAGCCACAACCTGTTTTTGTCCGTAGCAGCCGCAAGATTGTGCAGCTCCATCTTCAACTATACGATGAACAGAAAGTACGTATTCGCGGGCAGCGGCGGCAAAGTATCCAGAGTTCACCAATCTCTGCCTAAATATTTCTCGCTGGTCATTGTTGTGCTGCTCTTAAATTATGGACTGCTGTATTTATACAATGAAACGCTTATCCTTCCCCTTGTTATCGCCAAATTACTGACCGAGGCATCCATCTTTCTTTTCAGTTATTGGGCCCAGCGCAAATATGTGTATTAG
- a CDS encoding phosphodiester glycosidase family protein, with amino-acid sequence MKTHKKKTKKTKRIWMIATITTLLGLGSLTYGLADRYLIKHVEVVVTDQAATSNSSSDTTASTAEVQAASDAWNYSSDDIQINIKKVQTGSGSDLITYFVADVKVKDASSLRSAFAENSFGTNIIENTSVIASSNNAIFAINGDYYGFRDDGVIIRNGTVYRDDPVREALALFDDGTLQTYDETEISSSDLLAGGVTNTFSFGPILIQDGKITSDFSSVKIDTNFGNRSIQNANPRTAIGMIAPNHYVFVVVDGRKEGYSRGMTLTELADVMAGLGATEAYNLDGGGSSTMYFMGRVVNNPLGKNQERGVSDILYIGEE; translated from the coding sequence ATGAAGACGCACAAGAAGAAAACCAAAAAAACAAAACGGATATGGATGATTGCCACGATCACAACGCTCTTAGGCCTTGGCTCATTGACATATGGTCTCGCAGACCGTTATTTGATCAAGCATGTTGAAGTCGTCGTGACAGACCAGGCTGCAACGTCCAATAGCTCAAGCGATACAACTGCTTCAACTGCTGAAGTTCAGGCAGCCTCAGATGCTTGGAACTACAGCAGCGACGATATACAAATTAATATTAAGAAGGTTCAGACAGGCTCTGGCTCAGACCTGATCACGTATTTTGTCGCAGATGTCAAGGTTAAAGATGCCAGCAGCCTGCGCTCTGCATTCGCCGAAAACAGTTTTGGAACGAATATTATAGAGAATACCTCGGTCATCGCTTCCAGCAATAATGCCATTTTTGCAATCAATGGCGATTATTATGGCTTCCGAGATGATGGCGTCATTATTCGCAATGGCACCGTATACCGAGACGATCCGGTGCGGGAGGCGCTGGCACTATTCGATGACGGAACGCTCCAAACGTATGATGAAACAGAGATTTCCTCCTCCGATCTGCTTGCTGGCGGTGTCACCAATACATTTTCATTCGGTCCCATACTCATACAAGATGGCAAAATCACAAGTGATTTCAGCAGTGTCAAAATTGATACTAATTTCGGAAACCGCTCGATCCAAAATGCAAATCCGAGAACCGCGATCGGTATGATTGCTCCAAACCATTATGTATTTGTCGTAGTAGACGGGCGGAAGGAAGGCTACAGCCGCGGCATGACACTTACGGAGCTTGCCGATGTCATGGCTGGCCTCGGAGCTACAGAAGCCTATAATTTGGACGGCGGCGGATCATCGACGATGTATTTTATGGGCAGAGTTGTCAATAATCCGCTTGGTAAAAATCAAGAGCGCGGCGTCAGCGACATTTTATATATTGGGGAGGAGTAA
- a CDS encoding penicillin-binding protein 2 — MIRRRAAIVAILLTVIMAGYLLRLATLQLVPSWGQPAAEILSKPTDWKHKAAIQRQRNLVLDSGRGDFIDRYGRAITGESYSALALFPVESKARGETTELRKLAKLLHVSYEQLMEKWDALKSADFWREEGQKAPLALSVSQLTALSQLHINGVKVLPYHNRYLPQLNARQAIGFVSQHPEWLEQAYEADLASGKRKLTDEIGGAGLEKSLDILLRGNGPTSVSFYLDGQRHPLKGLGLRVFQPDSAYYPLKVKTTLDVQLQQQLELYADANGLKAGAIVVLDVQNADIVSMVSRPQMNPQQLERNEETDWSNHALQAVAPGSIFKLVTEAAALEAGVTDDKEVFTCSGKYGKYGLTCWKQEGHGSLTLEEGLAQSCNLVFATLAERLSGYELYQTAAALGIGDPAGWHTESAFGPFAGRLRLLGEEESGQLFAASIWQSLQDKPALDIDGGIMAQSGIGQRDVRMTPLQAANLVVTILHGGQRLEPRIVSEIRYANGQLMVELKPRQARQAGTPIHARTAGTLLEGMKAVTEYGTGRSIRNGVWPIAGKSGTAQTLLSGKERVHQWFIGYGPTNKPRYAVAVLAENRSPGTSNQATKLFRGVMDIIAKR, encoded by the coding sequence ATGATCAGGCGGCGTGCAGCAATCGTAGCAATACTATTAACGGTTATAATGGCAGGTTATTTGCTTAGGCTGGCGACGCTGCAACTGGTGCCAAGCTGGGGTCAGCCCGCTGCCGAGATACTCAGCAAGCCTACTGACTGGAAGCATAAGGCGGCGATTCAGCGGCAGCGCAATCTGGTGCTAGATTCAGGGCGCGGAGATTTTATAGATCGTTACGGGAGAGCCATTACGGGGGAGAGCTATTCAGCATTGGCACTATTTCCAGTAGAAAGCAAGGCAAGGGGAGAGACGACGGAGCTGCGCAAGCTGGCGAAGCTTCTGCACGTATCTTACGAGCAATTGATGGAAAAATGGGATGCGCTCAAAAGTGCCGATTTTTGGCGGGAGGAAGGGCAGAAGGCACCGCTGGCCCTTTCTGTGAGCCAGCTCACAGCGCTTTCGCAGCTCCATATAAATGGAGTCAAGGTGCTGCCCTATCACAATCGGTACTTGCCGCAGCTTAATGCCAGGCAAGCCATTGGTTTTGTAAGTCAACATCCAGAATGGCTGGAGCAGGCTTATGAAGCGGATTTGGCGTCAGGCAAGCGTAAGCTGACAGATGAAATCGGCGGTGCTGGTCTTGAAAAATCACTGGATATTTTGCTAAGAGGCAATGGGCCAACGTCGGTATCCTTTTATCTTGATGGACAGCGGCATCCGCTTAAGGGGTTGGGTCTGCGGGTGTTTCAGCCGGATAGCGCCTACTATCCGCTTAAAGTTAAGACGACGCTCGATGTACAGCTCCAACAGCAGCTTGAGCTGTACGCAGATGCAAATGGCTTGAAAGCGGGAGCAATCGTTGTGCTGGATGTACAAAATGCGGATATCGTCAGCATGGTATCTCGGCCGCAGATGAACCCGCAGCAGTTGGAGCGGAATGAGGAAACGGATTGGTCGAATCATGCGCTCCAAGCGGTTGCCCCGGGCTCGATTTTTAAGCTTGTAACGGAAGCGGCGGCGCTTGAGGCGGGTGTTACGGATGACAAAGAAGTGTTCACATGCAGTGGGAAATACGGAAAATATGGTTTAACATGCTGGAAGCAGGAGGGGCACGGGAGTTTGACGCTTGAGGAAGGGTTAGCCCAGTCCTGCAACCTTGTATTTGCGACGCTTGCCGAGCGGTTGAGCGGCTATGAGCTTTATCAGACTGCGGCTGCGTTAGGCATCGGTGACCCCGCCGGGTGGCATACCGAATCTGCCTTTGGACCGTTTGCCGGACGCTTGCGGCTGCTCGGTGAGGAGGAGAGCGGACAGTTGTTTGCTGCGAGTATTTGGCAGTCATTGCAGGACAAGCCTGCTCTTGACATAGACGGGGGCATTATGGCTCAAAGCGGTATTGGTCAAAGGGATGTCAGGATGACTCCGCTGCAGGCGGCGAATTTGGTCGTGACGATTTTACATGGCGGTCAAAGACTGGAGCCGCGAATCGTAAGTGAAATTCGTTATGCAAACGGACAGCTGATGGTGGAACTGAAGCCTCGGCAAGCTAGACAGGCGGGCACGCCGATACATGCGAGAACCGCTGGTACGCTGCTGGAAGGAATGAAGGCGGTCACGGAATACGGTACGGGACGCTCTATTCGAAATGGCGTATGGCCGATTGCCGGGAAGTCTGGTACGGCGCAGACGCTGCTTAGCGGCAAGGAGCGCGTTCACCAGTGGTTCATCGGCTACGGACCGACAAATAAGCCGCGATACGCCGTCGCGGTGCTTGCCGAGAACAGGAGTCCCGGTACTAGCAATCAAGCGACGAAGCTGTTTCGCGGCGTAATGGATATTATAGCGAAGCGATAA
- the ytvI gene encoding sporulation integral membrane protein YtvI, with product MLPFYKKYWRTAFDIALIALTVYLIMFTFSHFYQLATPIIFSFVIFMCIEPLARRLNKIGITKSIASGISILLFSILILSAFSGLGYIITKQGSEFLDKLPEYQAVLMKQVELSTSQVQNKIQALPPELVAQITEYIQGAAEYVPNLVKTIFAGTVGYVSSFSSFMFNFLVGIILAYFLSIEINDWKKTAADKTPKTFKKAFFFLRENVLKGISGYLKAQAKMITITFFVIFISLLLLGVKNALVVAVISAIFDVLPLLGVGTIFIPWIIYLFIVGHTTLAVWLSILYIVVVLARQLLEPKITGDTLGVSAFTMLAFMIISLKLFGIAGVILSPVLIILLKTLYDQGFFHRWIRTPQGEFDSQVPPPGAGGDAGNPPAPPSV from the coding sequence ATGCTACCCTTTTATAAAAAATATTGGCGAACCGCATTTGACATTGCACTGATCGCGCTAACGGTTTATTTAATTATGTTTACCTTTAGTCATTTTTATCAATTGGCTACACCAATCATTTTCTCCTTTGTTATTTTCATGTGCATTGAGCCGCTCGCACGCAGGCTGAACAAGATTGGCATCACAAAATCCATCGCGTCAGGCATATCCATATTATTGTTTTCCATCCTCATTCTATCCGCCTTCTCCGGACTCGGTTACATTATTACGAAGCAGGGCTCCGAGTTTCTGGACAAGCTGCCGGAATATCAGGCTGTGCTCATGAAGCAGGTAGAGCTTAGCACGTCACAGGTGCAAAATAAAATTCAAGCCCTCCCGCCTGAGCTCGTCGCGCAAATTACGGAATACATCCAGGGCGCTGCCGAATATGTGCCGAATTTGGTCAAAACGATTTTCGCTGGAACCGTCGGCTACGTGTCCTCGTTCTCCAGCTTTATGTTTAACTTTCTGGTCGGTATTATATTAGCTTATTTCCTAAGCATTGAAATTAATGATTGGAAAAAAACAGCGGCGGATAAAACGCCCAAAACGTTTAAAAAAGCCTTTTTCTTCTTGCGTGAAAATGTATTAAAGGGCATTTCCGGCTACCTGAAGGCGCAAGCCAAGATGATTACGATTACGTTTTTCGTCATCTTCATCTCCCTGCTGCTGCTTGGTGTCAAAAATGCCCTTGTAGTCGCCGTCATCTCGGCTATTTTTGATGTGCTGCCGCTGCTTGGGGTAGGAACGATCTTTATTCCTTGGATCATTTATTTGTTTATCGTGGGGCATACCACACTTGCGGTGTGGCTGTCTATATTGTACATCGTCGTCGTATTGGCCAGACAGCTATTGGAGCCCAAAATAACCGGAGACACGCTCGGCGTATCTGCATTTACGATGCTGGCATTTATGATTATTTCGCTCAAGCTGTTCGGCATTGCTGGCGTCATCTTATCACCCGTGCTCATCATTTTGCTCAAAACCTTGTATGACCAAGGCTTCTTCCATCGCTGGATCAGAACTCCGCAAGGCGAATTTGACAGCCAGGTGCCTCCACCGGGTGCCGGAGGAGATGCAGGCAACCCGCCTGCCCCTCCAAGCGTTTAA
- a CDS encoding polysaccharide deacetylase family protein produces MENLVVWTLYLFSFYAFLPAFISRTFGFRVFKKGLVKKEIALTFDDGPDAVYTPKLLELLARYDAKATFFIVGAHGEAQPELLRKIHEEGHTLGIHNYVHKTNWFMRPKSVKRQIERTCEIIREATGSRSNYYRPPWGIINVFDFASIGHLQIVLWSSMFGDWNKRLGAERLKQKMLKKLRPGEVLLLHDCGQTPGAHHDAPANMLIALEAYLKEGVRQGYRFVTIKEMIQLTDKAKERELSWFKKSLITLWLQYERLFHRAFRLKQVGVESPALHYRMISYSGQPIELAEGERLSKGDRVVELHFDNRKLSGIAAEAVSPLAAGIRMLREVEAALPMLAQQLMNDPAAADAKALYGVTMIHRGADRFGFEVIPLPDGLFARTTRIYLRLLMRVLTKKPRNVKSKERRNAIDPCMLLYPMSKIQAFQNSQAALLRVSIGQEASLQAAPAGAVDAAPMEGSTSTI; encoded by the coding sequence ATGGAGAACTTAGTTGTCTGGACTCTTTATCTTTTCTCGTTCTACGCTTTCCTCCCTGCGTTTATCAGTCGTACTTTCGGATTTAGGGTTTTTAAGAAAGGTCTGGTAAAGAAGGAAATTGCCCTTACCTTTGACGATGGCCCGGATGCTGTCTATACGCCAAAGCTGCTTGAGTTGCTGGCTCGCTATGATGCGAAAGCGACTTTTTTCATCGTTGGCGCACATGGCGAAGCGCAGCCGGAGCTATTACGCAAAATACATGAGGAAGGCCATACGCTTGGCATACACAATTATGTTCACAAGACCAATTGGTTCATGCGGCCAAAATCCGTCAAGCGTCAGATCGAGCGTACATGCGAAATAATACGAGAGGCGACAGGCAGCCGTTCCAATTATTACAGGCCTCCATGGGGCATTATTAATGTGTTTGATTTTGCCAGCATTGGCCATTTGCAAATCGTATTATGGTCGTCCATGTTCGGTGATTGGAACAAGAGGCTGGGGGCGGAGCGCCTTAAGCAAAAAATGCTGAAGAAGCTCCGCCCTGGCGAGGTGCTGCTGCTTCATGATTGCGGGCAAACGCCAGGCGCCCATCATGATGCTCCTGCTAATATGCTGATCGCACTTGAGGCTTATTTGAAGGAAGGCGTAAGGCAGGGCTATCGTTTTGTTACGATTAAAGAGATGATACAGCTGACAGATAAAGCCAAGGAGCGCGAGCTGTCATGGTTTAAGAAATCACTGATCACGCTATGGCTGCAGTATGAGCGTCTATTTCATCGTGCGTTTCGGCTTAAGCAGGTAGGAGTGGAGTCGCCGGCGCTGCATTATCGAATGATTTCCTACAGCGGCCAGCCAATCGAGCTAGCAGAGGGCGAACGTTTATCCAAGGGAGACCGAGTAGTGGAGCTGCATTTTGACAACCGCAAGCTGTCCGGCATTGCGGCAGAAGCAGTATCGCCACTAGCTGCTGGAATTCGAATGCTGCGGGAAGTAGAAGCGGCATTGCCTATGCTTGCCCAGCAGTTGATGAATGATCCCGCTGCGGCTGATGCGAAGGCATTATACGGCGTTACAATGATTCATCGAGGAGCGGATCGGTTTGGCTTTGAGGTGATCCCATTGCCGGACGGCTTATTTGCTCGCACAACCCGCATTTACTTACGGCTGCTTATGCGCGTATTGACGAAGAAGCCGCGGAATGTAAAAAGCAAGGAGCGCAGAAATGCGATTGATCCATGCATGCTGCTATATCCCATGAGTAAAATACAAGCTTTTCAAAATTCGCAAGCTGCGCTGTTGAGAGTAAGCATAGGGCAAGAAGCAAGCTTGCAGGCAGCGCCAGCAGGTGCTGTGGATGCTGCTCCGATGGAGGGCAGTACTTCCACCATATAA
- a CDS encoding sigma-70 family RNA polymerase sigma factor, which translates to MGEPTSDEYLIQLIARQDASALEQLYDRYERPVYSFVYRMLKDEMASEEVVQELFMRIWNAASRVETEEASGKISTWIFAIARNLAIDWIRKQGRRPQQVQEEQILERTVDPLTTEKAVEDRMLGQQMKEAIGQLSDDQKQVVEWIYYMGYTQQEVADKHQIPLGTVKSRVRLALGQLRKRFEHTWKEGVRQ; encoded by the coding sequence ATGGGGGAACCGACATCTGATGAATATTTAATTCAACTGATCGCACGGCAGGATGCATCGGCGCTTGAGCAGCTGTACGATCGCTATGAACGGCCCGTCTACTCATTCGTGTATCGAATGCTCAAAGATGAGATGGCATCGGAGGAAGTGGTGCAGGAGCTGTTTATGCGAATATGGAATGCGGCTTCTAGAGTTGAAACCGAAGAAGCGTCAGGAAAAATAAGCACCTGGATTTTTGCAATCGCCCGCAACCTTGCCATTGATTGGATCAGAAAGCAGGGCAGACGTCCGCAGCAGGTTCAGGAAGAGCAGATTTTAGAGCGAACGGTCGATCCGCTTACAACGGAAAAGGCTGTGGAGGACAGAATGCTTGGCCAGCAAATGAAAGAAGCCATTGGACAGCTGAGTGACGACCAAAAGCAGGTTGTTGAGTGGATCTATTATATGGGCTATACGCAGCAAGAGGTGGCGGACAAGCATCAAATTCCGCTTGGTACCGTTAAAAGCAGGGTCAGGCTGGCGTTAGGCCAGCTGCGTAAACGATTCGAACATACATGGAAGGAGGGGGTGCGGCAATGA